The genomic region GCAGGTTTCCGCCCTTGGCGCCGATGTAGTGCCACCTCTTGCCGTCGAGTTCGATTCCGGGGATCGCCGACAGGATCTCGCGCACCGGTGCGCCGGGGCCGACGGCCGCCGCCTGCAGCGCCGCGTGCACCCGGCAGATGTCAGCCGCGCTGCCGTACCACTCGACGCCAAACGGAGATGCGGGCGTGTGGGTGCGCTGCGGATCCGGTTCGTAGGGTTGTTCATTGGTCTGCTGGAGCAGCCGCGCGCGGCCCTGCGGGGTGGCCTCCTTCCATTGCTCGCGCAGATCAGGTTCACCCCATCCGACGGAGAACAGCTCGTGCGCGGTGGGGAACGGCGTCATGCTGGCGGGGTCGTGGTGGCCGGCCGTGGCAAGTGCGCGTTCGACCGCACCCGGTCCGAGCCGGGCGATCAGCAGGTCGGTGGCCATGTTGTCGCTGGCCGAGATCATCTGCTGGGCGGCCTCGCGCACCGACACCGTGGCGCCGGGTTCGAGTTCGTCCAGACCCGCGGAGCCGACGGCCTTGGCCTCCGCGGTGATCGTCATCTGGTCGGTCCAGTTCAGCGTTCCGGCGTTGACCGCGTTCGCGACCGCCAGCAGCACGTACAGCTTGAAGATCGACGCCAGAGGCAGGGACTCGTCGAGGTTGGTGCCCGCGACCGCCTCGCACCGGCCATCGGTGACCTTCGAGGCCTGGTAGGAGTAGCGCGCGCCCGACTTGGTCAGCTCGGCGTCGATATCCGACCACTGCCGGATGACGGGGCGCTGCAGTGAGACGTCGAAGCGATCGACCAGCCCCGCGTCATCGGTGCGCAGTTCGATGGTCTGCGCGACCGCGTACGAGGTGAGGACTCGCAGTGTGGCGTGGCCCGCGCCGATGTCCACACCGGTGACGGTGAACGGGCGGTCCCACCACAACCGGTCCATCTTCCCGGTGACGTCCTGGACCTGGTCGGGCGCGGCGAGCGTGCCGACGCCGACCGTGCCGATGGGCCAATCGGAGTTGATCATGTCGAGGGTCTGCTTGGCGCGCAGCCCCTGTGGTGTGTTCGTGTCGACGTATGCGCGCGCCTCGGCCGGTGCCGGACCGGTGTGTCCACAACCGCAGGCCACGGTCACGACGAGAGCGGTGGCGAGCGCAGCGCCGATCCTTCGTTGTCGCGACCGGCCTGCGCTACGACGAGGTGCCGGGCCCCGCAACGTCCAACACAACCTCGAACTCGAGCAACGATGCGCCGGTGGCCACGGGATTCGCCCGCTGCCCGGCATGTGCCTCAGCGGCGGGGCCGCCCGCCCAGGCCTGGAAGGCCTCATCGGACTCCCACTGCGTCACGACGAAGTAGCGATTCTCGCCCTTCACCGGACGGAGCAACTGAAAGCCCAGGAATCCGGGCTGGTTGTCGACGGAGTGGGCACGGTTGGCGAAGCGCTTCTCCAACTCGGGGCCAGCTTCGGGCGGAACTTCGATCGCATTGATCTTCACCACTGCCATGCGCTTCAGGCTACCGCTACGCCTGCGGGCAGGATTGACCCATGCGTTCCGAACGACTGACGGATCGGGGTGGCCAGGGTCAGCCCGTGGTCCTGGTGCATGGGCTGATGGGGCGCGGCAGCACATGGTCGCGTCAACTGCCGTGGCTCACGACGTCCTCACAGGTGTTCACCTACGACGCGCCGTGGCACAGGGGACGCGACGTGGCCGACGTCGAGCCGATCAGCACCGAGCGCTTCGTCGCCGACCTCGCCGACGCCGTGGCCGCGCTGGGCCGTCCGGCCACGCTGATCGGCCACTCGATGGGAGGCCTGCACGCGTGGTGTGTGGCAGCTGAGTACCCCGAACTGGTCCGTGCGCTGGTCGTCGAGGACATGGCTCCCGACTTCCGTGGCCGCACCACTGGTCCCTGGGAGCCGTGGGTGCACGCGCTACCCGTCGAGTTCACCTCGCAGCGGGCGATATTCGACGAGTTCGGTGATGTCGCGGGGCAGTACTTCATGGAGGCCTTCGATCGGACCCCGGGCGGTTGGCGGTTGCACGGGGACCCCGAGCGGTGGGTGCAGATCGCCGCGGAGTGGGGCACCCGGGACTACTGGAGCCAGTGGCAGTCGGTGCGGGCGCCCGCGCTGCTGATCGAGGCGGGCAACGGCGTCACCCCGCCCGGGCAGATGGCCCGGATGTGCGAAACCGGCCACCAGGCAACCTATCTGAAGGTTCCTGGAGCCGGCCATCTGGTGCATGACGACCGTCCGCGGGAATACCGGGACGCGGTCGAGGCGTTTCTAGCGACGTTCGCCGCGCACTCCTGAGACGGGCCACGTCGGGGCCTGCTCGAAGCGGGTGCGTGCCGCGTCGGCGTCGTGCTGGATGCGGTACCAGTCGGGGTCGTCGACGAGGCCCTGAAGGTAGCCGCGGGTCGGCTGGCTGCGGTGTGCCGACCAGCTCGCCACGGCGGCCACGGCGAACGGTGCGGCGAGGATGAGGAAGGTCAACAACATGTCCATGGCAGCAATTATTCGACCGAATACATTCCGCCAACAGTGGCAGAAGTGACCTTGAGGGATAAGATACTGCCATGATCAAGAGTGTTTCCGCGCTGGTGCTGGACGGAACCGCCGTCTTCGAGTTCGGCGTCATCTGCGAGGTCTTCGGCATCGATCGGGCGGCCGACGGTGTGCCGAACTTCGACTTCAAGGTGTGCGGGCCAGAGCCTGGGCGGCCGGTGCGGACGTCGGTCGGCGCCACCTTGATCCCCGACCACGGCCTCGAGGACCTGGTCAACGCGGACCTGGTCGCGATCCCCGCCATCGGCGGACCCGACTACCCTCCCAAGGCGCTCGACGCAATCCGACGAGCCGCGCAGCGCGGCGCGATCATCCTGACCGTCTGCTCGGGGGCCTTCGTCGCGGGGGCGGCGGGGCTGTTGGACGGCCGACCCTGCACCACGCACTGGATGCACGCCGACGAACTCGCGCGGGCGTATCCCACCGCCCGAGTCGACCGCAATGTGCTGTTCGTCGACGACGGCAACCTGATCACGAGCGCTGGGACCGCCGCGGGTATCGACGCCTGCCTGCATCTGGTCCGTCGCGAACTGGGCAGTGAGGTCACCAACAAGATCGCGCGCCGGATGGTGGTGGCGCCGCAGCGCGACGGCGGGCAGCGTCAGTACATCGAACAGCCCATCCCGGTGCGGTGTTCGGAGGGGTTCGCACCCCATCTGGACTGGATCCTGACCAACCTCGAGACGCCGCACACCGTGGCGAGCCTGGCCAAACGGGCCAGCATGTCGGCCCGCACATTCGCGCGCCGCTTCGTCGAGGAGACGGGCCGCACACCGATGCAGTGGGTCACCGATCAGCGGGTGCTCTACGCACGAACACTGCTCGAGGAGACGGATCTCGACATCGACCGCGTCGCCGACCGGTCCGGGTTCGGTACCGCCACGCTGCTACGCCATCACTTCCGCCGCATCATCGGGGTCACGCCGTCGGACTATCGCCGCAGCTTCGCCTGCGGTGAATCCCCCTGTGCCGAAACGGCTTAGGGGCCCGTTTCCGGTTCGCATGACAGGGCGTGCAGCCGCCACTGCCCGGGGATGCCCTTGAGTTCGTGCTGACCGCGGTCGGTGAACTCGTGGTGCGACCCGGTGACGATCTCACGCACCGTCGAGGACACCAGCACCTCACCCGCGCCCGCGCGTGCGGCGACGCGTGCTCCGATGTGCACGGCCATGCCCGCGATATCGTCGCCGCGCATCTCGACCTCACCGGCGTGTATCCCGACGCGGACCTCGAGGCCAAGCGGCCGGACGGCGTCGACGATCGCCTCGGCGCAGTCGAGTGCGACGCTGGGCGTGGTGAACGTCGCGACGAAACCGTCACCGGCGGTGTTGACCTCGCGGCCGCGGAACCTCTCGAGTTCGTGTCGGATCCTGGCGTCGTGGTGATCCAGGAGGTCGCGCCAGCGGTCGTCGCCCATGGTCGCGGCCCGCGCCGTGGATCCGACGATATCGGTGAACACGATCGTGGTCAGGACGCGCTCGGCCTCTGACCCCGTGCGCACGCCAGTGATGAACTCCTCGACCTCATCGAGGACGGGCGTGGTGTCACCTATCCAATAGAGGGTGTCGGCGCCGTCGAGTTCGACGTAACGAGCTCCGGCGATGTGGTCGACCAGATACCGGCCGTGGCCCACATTGACGAATTTCGATGCCGCTCGGTGCATC from Mycolicibacterium sp. YH-1 harbors:
- a CDS encoding serine hydrolase codes for the protein MRGPAPRRSAGRSRQRRIGAALATALVVTVACGCGHTGPAPAEARAYVDTNTPQGLRAKQTLDMINSDWPIGTVGVGTLAAPDQVQDVTGKMDRLWWDRPFTVTGVDIGAGHATLRVLTSYAVAQTIELRTDDAGLVDRFDVSLQRPVIRQWSDIDAELTKSGARYSYQASKVTDGRCEAVAGTNLDESLPLASIFKLYVLLAVANAVNAGTLNWTDQMTITAEAKAVGSAGLDELEPGATVSVREAAQQMISASDNMATDLLIARLGPGAVERALATAGHHDPASMTPFPTAHELFSVGWGEPDLREQWKEATPQGRARLLQQTNEQPYEPDPQRTHTPASPFGVEWYGSAADICRVHAALQAAAVGPGAPVREILSAIPGIELDGKRWHYIGAKGGNLPGDLTFSWYAEDRTGQAWVVSFQLNWPSYRSQTAAGWLLAIAEQTFGLIPV
- the mhuD gene encoding mycobilin-forming heme oxygenase MhuD, with amino-acid sequence MAVVKINAIEVPPEAGPELEKRFANRAHSVDNQPGFLGFQLLRPVKGENRYFVVTQWESDEAFQAWAGGPAAEAHAGQRANPVATGASLLEFEVVLDVAGPGTSS
- a CDS encoding alpha/beta fold hydrolase — encoded protein: MRSERLTDRGGQGQPVVLVHGLMGRGSTWSRQLPWLTTSSQVFTYDAPWHRGRDVADVEPISTERFVADLADAVAALGRPATLIGHSMGGLHAWCVAAEYPELVRALVVEDMAPDFRGRTTGPWEPWVHALPVEFTSQRAIFDEFGDVAGQYFMEAFDRTPGGWRLHGDPERWVQIAAEWGTRDYWSQWQSVRAPALLIEAGNGVTPPGQMARMCETGHQATYLKVPGAGHLVHDDRPREYRDAVEAFLATFAAHS
- a CDS encoding GlxA family transcriptional regulator, which translates into the protein MIKSVSALVLDGTAVFEFGVICEVFGIDRAADGVPNFDFKVCGPEPGRPVRTSVGATLIPDHGLEDLVNADLVAIPAIGGPDYPPKALDAIRRAAQRGAIILTVCSGAFVAGAAGLLDGRPCTTHWMHADELARAYPTARVDRNVLFVDDGNLITSAGTAAGIDACLHLVRRELGSEVTNKIARRMVVAPQRDGGQRQYIEQPIPVRCSEGFAPHLDWILTNLETPHTVASLAKRASMSARTFARRFVEETGRTPMQWVTDQRVLYARTLLEETDLDIDRVADRSGFGTATLLRHHFRRIIGVTPSDYRRSFACGESPCAETA